In Apium graveolens cultivar Ventura chromosome 10, ASM990537v1, whole genome shotgun sequence, the following are encoded in one genomic region:
- the LOC141692449 gene encoding 1-aminocyclopropane-1-carboxylate oxidase 3-like: MENFPVINLEKLYGEERDVIMEQIKDACENWGFFELVNHSISDELLDTVERLTKEHYKNCMEQRFKENVESKALEEVQAEVTDLDWESTFYLIHLPQSNLSEIPHLTDDHRKVMKEFAGRLEKLAEELLDLFCENLGLEKGYLVKAFRGSNGSPNFGTKVSNYPPCPKPDLIKGLRSHTDAGGVVLLFQDDKVSGLQLLKDGHWVDVPPMRHSIVINLGDQLEVVTNGKYKSVPHRVLAPQDGNGRMSIASFYNPGNDAVIYPAETLVDKEADEKNVYPKFVFDDYMKLYAGLKFQDKEPRFEAMKTAGATANLPPAAATVM; the protein is encoded by the exons CAAATCAAAGATGCTTGTGAGAACTGGGGCTTCTTTGAG CTTGTGAATCATAGCATCTCAGATGAACTTCTGGACACGGTGGAAAGGTTAACAAAGGAGCATTACAAGAATTGTATGGAACAGAGGTTCAAAGAAAATGTGGAAAGCAAAGCTCTTGAAGAAGTTCAAGCTGAAGTTACTGACTTGGATTGGGAAAGCACCTTTTACTTGATCCATCTCCCTCAATCCAACCTTTCTGAAATCCCTCATCTCACTGATGACCACAG GAAGGTGATGAAGGAATTTGCTGGAAGGCTAGAGAAACTAGCGGAGGAGCTATTGGACCTGTTTTGTGAGAATCTTGGTCTGGAAAAAGGATACCTAGTCAAGGCCTTCCGTGGAAGCAATGGTAGTCCTAATTTCGGGACTAAGGTGAGCAATTATCCACCTTGTCCTAAGCCTGACCTGATCAAGGGGCTTAGATCTCACACTGATGCTGGTGGCGTCGTCTTGCTTTTCCAAGACGACAAGGTCAGCGGTCTCCAGCTCCTTAAGGATGGACACTGGGTTGATGTTCCACCAATGCGCCACTCCATTGTCATCAATCTCGGTGATCAACTTGAG GTTGTAACGAATGGCAAGTACAAGAGTGTGCCTCACCGTGTGTTAGCTCCACAGGATGGAAATGGTCGAATGTCTATTGCCTCCTTTTACAACCCTGGGAATGATGCTGTTATCTATCCGGCAGAAACACTGGTTGACAAAGAAGCTGATGAGAAGAATGTCTACCCGAAATTTGTTTTCGATGACTACATGAAGCTTTATGCTGGGCTCAAGTTTCAGGATAAGGAACCGAGATTTGAAGCAATGAAAACTGCGGGCGCTACTGCTAATTTGCCCCCTGCAGCTGCAACAGTTAtgtaa